In Pseudomonas sp. Q1-7, the genomic window ACCCTGCTCGGGCGCAACGGCTCCGGGCGCAGCACCCTCCTCAAATCGATCATGGGGATGGTCGGCCGACGCACCGGCTCGATCCTGATCGACGGCACGGAAAGCACCCGGCTTCCGGCCTTCCGGATTCCGCGCCTGGGCGCCGGCTACTGCCCCGAGGAACGCGGCATCTTCGCCAGCCTGGATGTCGAGGAAAATCTCCTGCTGCCCCCCACTGTCCGCAGCGGCGGCATGACCCTCGACGAAATCTACGAGATGTTCCCCAACCTCTACGAGCGGCGCCGCAGCCAGGGTACCCGCCTGTCCGGCGGCGAACAGCAGATGCTCGCCATGGCGCGCATCCTGCGTAGCGGCGCCGACCTGCTGCTGCTCGACGAAATCACCGAAGGCCTCGCGCCGGTGATCGTGCAGAAGCTCGCCGAGGTGCTGGTCAAGCTGAAGCAGAAGCAACTGACCATCCTCCTCGTGGAACAGAACTTCCGCTTCGCGGCGCCGCTGGCCGACCGGCATTACCTGATCGAGCACGGGCGAATTCTCGACGAGATCAGCGCCGCCGAACTACCCGGCAAGATGGACCTGCTGCACCGGCAACTGGGCGTCTGACCCGGCCCCCCATCGCAACCGAACCATTGGCTCACCGCCCAGGAGCCAGGGGCGCCCCTGGCCCGACAACCCCCAAAAGAGAGGGAACAACCATGAAAACAACAATAAAACCCGTGGTAGCAGCACTCGCGCTGAGCTTCGCCGGCATGGCCAGCGCACAGATCAGCGACAACGAAATCCGCATCGGTTATCTGGCGGACATGTCCGGCGCCTACCGCGACCTGGGTGGCCCTGGCGGCCTGGAAGCCCTGAAAATGGCGGTCGAGGACTTCGGCGGCCAGGTCAACGGCGCCAGGATCGTGATCCACAGCGCCGACGACCGCAACAGCCCGGATGTCGGCGCCAACACGGCGCGGGAATGGATCGACCAGCGCGGCGTCGACATGGTTGCCGGCCTGGTGTCGTCGGCCGTGACCATCGCAGTGACGCGCATCCTGGAAGAAACCGACAGGCTCGGCCTGGTCTCGATCTCCGCCTCCTCGGCGATCACCAACGAGTACTGCACGGCCAATCACATCCACTGGGTCTACGACACCCACGCAATGGCAAACGGCACCGCCAAGGCCATCGTCCAGGAAGGCGGCGACAAGTGGTTCATCCTCGCCGCCGACTACGCCTTCGGCCACGCCATGGAGGCCGATGTGGAGCGCACGGTCACCGCCTCCGGCGGCCAGGTCGTCGGCAAGGCCCGCCATCCGCTGGCCTCCAGCGACTTCTCGTCGTACATCCTGCAGGCGCAAAGCTCGGGGGCCAACGTCATCGGCCTGGCCAATGCCGCCTCCGACACGGTCAACGCCATCACCACCGCCAGGCAGTTCGGCCTGACCGAGTCGGGCCAGAACCTCGCCGGCCTGATGGTGTTCATCAACGACATTCACGCCCTTGGCCTCGAAGCCACCCAGGGCCTGCAGCTCACCACCGGCTGGTACTGGGACCAGGATGAGCAGAGCCGCGCCTGGGCGCAGCGCTTCTTCGAGCGCACCCAGCGCATGCCGACCATGGTCCAGGCCGGCATCTACTCCAGCACCCGCCACTATCTGCAGGCGATCAAGGATGTCGGCAGCGACGAAGCCCAGGCCGTGCGCCGACAAATGATCGCCACGCCGGTCAACGACATGTTCACCCGCAACGGCCAGATCCGCGAGGACGGCCGCATGGTCTACGACATGTACCTGGCCCAGGTGAAGAAGCCGGCCGAATCCCGGGGTGAGTGGGACCTCTACCGGATCGTCCGGACCATCCCAGCGAGCGAGGCCTTCCGCCCCCTCGCCGAGAGCACGTGCAAGCTGATCAGCAAGTCCTGACCCTTTCAGCCGGCCCGCCGTCGCGTGACGGCGGGCCACTCGGGATGGAGAACTGCCCATGTCTATCTTCGATGTTCCGGCCGTCGCCCTGTACGGCCAGCTCATGCTCGGCCTGATCAACGGCGCCTTCTACGCCCTACTCAGCCTGGGCCTGGCGATCATCTTCGGCCTGCTGAAGGTGATCAACTTCGCCCACGGTGCGCAATACATGCTGGGGGCCTTCACCGCGCTGTTGCTGCTGCAGCACTTCGGCGTCGATTACTGGACCGCCCTGCTGCTGGTTCCCGTCCTGGTGGGCCTGCTGGGTATCGCCATCGAGCGCTTCCTGCTGCGCCCGCTGGCCGGCGAAAGCCACCTCTACAGCCTGCTGTTGACCTTTGGCCTGGCACTGATCATCCAGGGCCTGTTCACCAACCTGTTCGGCAGTTCCGGCATCGGCTACCCGACGCCGCAGGCGTTCCGTGGCAGCCTCGACCTGGGCTTCATGCACCTGCCGATCTATCGCGCCTGGGTGGTGGTGGTCGCCCTGGTGCTCTCCTTCGCCGTGTGGTTCGTCATCGAGCGCACCCGCCTGGGCGCCTACCTGCGCGCCGGCACGGAAAACCCCCGGCTGATGCAGGCATTCGGCATCAATATTCCGTTCATGGTGACCCTGACCTATGGCTTCGGTGTCGCCCTCGCCGCCTTCACCGGCGTCCTCGCCGCGCCGCTGTACAGCGTCTCGCCGGGCATGGGCGCCAACCTGCTGATCGTGGTGTTCGCCGTGGTGGTGATCGGCGGCATGGGCTCCATCGTCGGCGCCGTGCTCACGGGCCTGGCCATGGGCCTGATCGAAGGCCTGACCAAGGTGTTCTACCCCCAGGCCGCCACCACCGTGATCTTCCTGGTCATGGTTCTGGTGCTGCTGTTCAAACCCACCGGCCTGTTCACCAGGGAGGCATGAAAAATGAACGACACCGCGCTCTCGCAGAACGCCCTGATCCAGCCACGGCGGTACAAGCCACTCTGGTTCGCCCTGGCAGTGCTGGGTATCGCCATGCTGGCGCCCCTCGCCATCTATCCGATCTTCCTGATGAAGCTGCTGTGCTTTGCCCTGTTCGCCTGTGCGTTCAACCTGCTGCTCGGGCATGTCGGCCTGCTGTCCTTCGGGCACGCCGCATTCCTCGCCACCGGCGGCTACACGACGGGTTGGCTGCTGTCCGCGCACAGCGGCCTGACGCCGGAAGTGGGCATTCTCGGCGGCACGGTCGCGGCCACCCTGCTCGGCCTGCTGTTCGGTGTGCTGGCGATCCGCCGACAGGGCATCTATTTCGCCATGATCACCCTGGCCCTCGCGCAGATGGTGTACTTCATCTACCTCCAGTCACCCTTCACCGGCGGCGAGAACGGACTGCACGGCATTCCGCGCGGCAAGCTGTTCGGCCTGGTGGACCTGCGCAACGACCTGACCCTGTACTACGTCGTCCTGGCCATCAGCCTGGGCGGCTACCTGCTGATCCAGCGCACCGTGCACTCGCCGTTCGGCCAGGTGCTGCGCGCCATCCGCGAGAACGAGCCGCGCGCCATCTCCCTGGGCTACAACGTCGACGCCTACAAACTGCTCGCGTTCGTGCTTTCCAGCGGGCTGGCCGGCCTGGCCGGCGCCACCAAGACCCTGGTGTTCCAGTTCGCCAGCCTGACCGACGCACACTGGCACATGTCCGGCGAGGTCATCCTGATGACCCTGCTCGGCGGCGTCGGCACCCTCCTCGGCCCGGTGGTGGGATCGGGGCTGGTGGTCTGGCTGCACCACGTGCTCGGCGGCGGCGCCCTGGGCAGTTGGATGGGCGTGATCCTCGGCGTGATCTTCGTGCTCTGCGTCCTGCTGTTCCGCGCCGGGATCGTCGGCTACCTGCGCCTGTACGCCGACCGCTCGGCAGACAGCCACCGCATTTTATGACAACATCTTGCTATTTATTTGAAGCAGACTTAGTTTTCACATACGCCTGAAAGGCCACAAAAAACCAACAAATCAGCATCCTGCGAGATTTTCAGCTCGTACCAGGACGCCTGACGACTGCACACAAAAACAATTAAAGGTAAACACCATGCAGATTAATCGCCACATCCAACGCAACGCCCTGGTCCTGCTCGGACTCCTCCCCTGCGTCGCCCAGGCCGGCTTCGTCGAAGACAGCCAACTGAGCCTCGAAGCCCGCAACTTCTACATGAACCGCGACTACCGGGACGCCGACCGAGTCGATACCCCGCGCTTCCAGGGCCAGAGCAAGGCCAAGGCCGAGGAATGGGGACAAGGCTTCATGCTCCGCTACAGCTCGGGCTTTACCGAGGGCACCCTGGGATTGGGCGTCGACGCCCTGGGGCTGCTGGGCATCAAGCTGGACTCCGGGCGCGGCACGAGCGGCGCGGGTGCCCTGCAGGTGCAGCGCGATGGCGACGTATCCGACGAGTTCGGCTTCTTCGGACCGACAGCCAAGGCCAGGCTGGGCAAGTCCGTGCTCACGGTGGGCACCCACGCGCCCACGCTGCCGATCGCCTTCCGCAACGATACCCGCCTGTTGCCGCAAACCTTCGAAGGCGCGCAGATCGTCTCCAACGACATCGACACGCTCACCCTGACCGCAGGCCAGTTCCGCGCCACCCGCCTGAGAAACTCCAGCGACTACGAGGACATGAACATGTTCGCCGACGGCGCCACGGGCGGCGTGGCCAGTGACCGTTTCAACTACGCAGGCGCCACCTACACGCCCCTGCCGAGCCTCATCGCCACCTATTTCCATGCCGAGCTGAAGGACAACTACAGCCAGCATTACGGGAACCTCATCCACAGCCTGCCGCTGGCCGAGGGCCTCACGCTGAAGTCGGATATCCGCTACTTCGACAGCGACGATGAAGGCCGCACCACGGTGGACAACCGCAACCTCGGCGCGATGTTCACCCTGATGTACAAGGGGCATGCGCTCGGCATGGCCTATCAGGACCAGAGCGGCGATACCGGCATGCCGTTCATTGCCGGCGGCACCGATCCCTGGACCCTCAACACCGTCACCTACCACCACTTCCTGCGTGCCCGGGAAGACTCCTGGCAAGTGCGCTACGACTACGACTTCGCCGCCATGGGCATCCCCGGCCTGTCGCTGATGACCCGCTACGTGTCCGGCGACAACTTCGAAATCGGCGGGCAGGACGCGCGGGAATGGGAACGCGATACCGATATCGCCTACGTGGTGCAGAGCGGCCCGCTCAGGGGCCTCAACCTGCGCTGGCGCAACGTCAGCTATCGCGGCAGCCACACCACCGACATCGACGAGAACCGCTTCATCGTCGGTTACACCCTCAAGATCTGGTAAATGGCTCGGCGGGGCGACCACCTCGCCCCGTCCTCAAAGGAGGTCCAGCATGCACGTCGACGCCGCCATCCGCTCGCGCAAATCCGTTCGTCGCTTCCAACCCTGGCCGGTGCCCCGGCACACGATCGAGCAGCTGCTCGAACTCGCCGCGCGCGCGCCGAGCGGCAACAACATTCAGCCCTGGCACGTGCATGTCATCACCGGCGGCAAGAAACAGGCACTCTGCGACGCCATCCTCCGCCACGCGGAAACCGGCTCAGCCACCACCGCCGAGTACAAGTACTACCCGGACGACTGGTTCGAGCCCTTCAAGACGCGACGCCGCGAGGTGGGTTTCGGCCTCTACGAGGCGCTGGGAATCGACCGCCACGACGTCGCCGCGCGCCGCCACCAGGAACTGCGGAACTACAGCTTCTTCGACGCCCCCGTCGGCCTGCTGGTCAGCCTCGACCGTCGCCTCAACACGGGCAGCTACATGGACCTGGGCATGTTCATCCAGTCCTTCATGCTCGCCGCCCGAGGCAAGGGCTTGCACACATGCCCACAAGCGGCCTTCGCCTGGTACCACGAGATCGTCCGCGAGCACGTGCCGCTGGCCCCGGAGCACATCCTGGTCTGCGGCATCGCCCTCGGCCACGAGGACCAGGGTGCCGCCGAGAACGCACTGGCCACGCCGCGCGAACCGATCAGGACCTTCACCTCGTTCCACGGATTCGATACGGCCAACGAAACCTGACCACAGCCGAGCGAAGCGCCCCATGATCACCGCTACCGAACAGGCCATCCGACAATCCGCGATCGAACTGATCGCCCGGCAGGGTTACGACGCCATGACCTTGCGCGGCCTCGCCGCCCACGCCGGGGTGAACCCCGGCACCCTGTACCTGTACTACAGGGGCAAACAGGAGCTGCTGGCCAGCCTGGTCCTCGACTACTACGACCAGCTCCGGGACGCCTGGCTGAAACTCAAGCCCGCCGGCAGGGCGGCAGAATCGGTATGGGCCGCGTTCGTGGCGTTCCACATCAGGCAGCACCTCGATAATCGCCAACTGGGCTTGCTCGGCAACCTGGAGTTCCGCTGCCTGGAAGGCGGCGAACTGCGAGCGATCAAGCTCGCGCGCAGACGCTACCTCGACGAAATCCAGGCGATCATCCAGCAGGGTATCGAGGAAGGGGTTTTCGAGTGCGCCGAACCCAAGCTGTACGCCAACGTGCTGTTCAATCTGCTGACCCATAGCTGTTCCTGGTACCGGGAAGGAGACCGCCTCTCCCAGGAGCAGGTCATCGAGCACTATCGCCGCCTCACGACAAAGGCCCTGAGCGCGCCTCTCGCCATCGACCAGGGGCAACCCCGGGAAGCTCCCGGGTCGTCATAAACAGACACGCCACCCGGCGCACACCGTTCATCGCCCTCCGGCCGCGGAAGCGATAAGCATTGAT contains:
- a CDS encoding ABC transporter ATP-binding protein, with amino-acid sequence MLEHPAPKQAQLRLSNVQAFYGESHILHGIDLHVHRGELVTLLGRNGSGRSTLLKSIMGMVGRRTGSILIDGTESTRLPAFRIPRLGAGYCPEERGIFASLDVEENLLLPPTVRSGGMTLDEIYEMFPNLYERRRSQGTRLSGGEQQMLAMARILRSGADLLLLDEITEGLAPVIVQKLAEVLVKLKQKQLTILLVEQNFRFAAPLADRHYLIEHGRILDEISAAELPGKMDLLHRQLGV
- a CDS encoding ABC transporter substrate-binding protein; amino-acid sequence: MKTTIKPVVAALALSFAGMASAQISDNEIRIGYLADMSGAYRDLGGPGGLEALKMAVEDFGGQVNGARIVIHSADDRNSPDVGANTAREWIDQRGVDMVAGLVSSAVTIAVTRILEETDRLGLVSISASSAITNEYCTANHIHWVYDTHAMANGTAKAIVQEGGDKWFILAADYAFGHAMEADVERTVTASGGQVVGKARHPLASSDFSSYILQAQSSGANVIGLANAASDTVNAITTARQFGLTESGQNLAGLMVFINDIHALGLEATQGLQLTTGWYWDQDEQSRAWAQRFFERTQRMPTMVQAGIYSSTRHYLQAIKDVGSDEAQAVRRQMIATPVNDMFTRNGQIREDGRMVYDMYLAQVKKPAESRGEWDLYRIVRTIPASEAFRPLAESTCKLISKS
- a CDS encoding branched-chain amino acid ABC transporter permease, which gives rise to MSIFDVPAVALYGQLMLGLINGAFYALLSLGLAIIFGLLKVINFAHGAQYMLGAFTALLLLQHFGVDYWTALLLVPVLVGLLGIAIERFLLRPLAGESHLYSLLLTFGLALIIQGLFTNLFGSSGIGYPTPQAFRGSLDLGFMHLPIYRAWVVVVALVLSFAVWFVIERTRLGAYLRAGTENPRLMQAFGINIPFMVTLTYGFGVALAAFTGVLAAPLYSVSPGMGANLLIVVFAVVVIGGMGSIVGAVLTGLAMGLIEGLTKVFYPQAATTVIFLVMVLVLLFKPTGLFTREA
- a CDS encoding branched-chain amino acid ABC transporter permease, with amino-acid sequence MNDTALSQNALIQPRRYKPLWFALAVLGIAMLAPLAIYPIFLMKLLCFALFACAFNLLLGHVGLLSFGHAAFLATGGYTTGWLLSAHSGLTPEVGILGGTVAATLLGLLFGVLAIRRQGIYFAMITLALAQMVYFIYLQSPFTGGENGLHGIPRGKLFGLVDLRNDLTLYYVVLAISLGGYLLIQRTVHSPFGQVLRAIRENEPRAISLGYNVDAYKLLAFVLSSGLAGLAGATKTLVFQFASLTDAHWHMSGEVILMTLLGGVGTLLGPVVGSGLVVWLHHVLGGGALGSWMGVILGVIFVLCVLLFRAGIVGYLRLYADRSADSHRIL
- a CDS encoding OprD family porin — translated: MQINRHIQRNALVLLGLLPCVAQAGFVEDSQLSLEARNFYMNRDYRDADRVDTPRFQGQSKAKAEEWGQGFMLRYSSGFTEGTLGLGVDALGLLGIKLDSGRGTSGAGALQVQRDGDVSDEFGFFGPTAKARLGKSVLTVGTHAPTLPIAFRNDTRLLPQTFEGAQIVSNDIDTLTLTAGQFRATRLRNSSDYEDMNMFADGATGGVASDRFNYAGATYTPLPSLIATYFHAELKDNYSQHYGNLIHSLPLAEGLTLKSDIRYFDSDDEGRTTVDNRNLGAMFTLMYKGHALGMAYQDQSGDTGMPFIAGGTDPWTLNTVTYHHFLRAREDSWQVRYDYDFAAMGIPGLSLMTRYVSGDNFEIGGQDAREWERDTDIAYVVQSGPLRGLNLRWRNVSYRGSHTTDIDENRFIVGYTLKIW
- a CDS encoding nitroreductase, which encodes MHVDAAIRSRKSVRRFQPWPVPRHTIEQLLELAARAPSGNNIQPWHVHVITGGKKQALCDAILRHAETGSATTAEYKYYPDDWFEPFKTRRREVGFGLYEALGIDRHDVAARRHQELRNYSFFDAPVGLLVSLDRRLNTGSYMDLGMFIQSFMLAARGKGLHTCPQAAFAWYHEIVREHVPLAPEHILVCGIALGHEDQGAAENALATPREPIRTFTSFHGFDTANET
- a CDS encoding TetR/AcrR family transcriptional regulator is translated as MITATEQAIRQSAIELIARQGYDAMTLRGLAAHAGVNPGTLYLYYRGKQELLASLVLDYYDQLRDAWLKLKPAGRAAESVWAAFVAFHIRQHLDNRQLGLLGNLEFRCLEGGELRAIKLARRRYLDEIQAIIQQGIEEGVFECAEPKLYANVLFNLLTHSCSWYREGDRLSQEQVIEHYRRLTTKALSAPLAIDQGQPREAPGSS